From Pseudomonas hefeiensis, one genomic window encodes:
- a CDS encoding Na+/H+ antiporter subunit E, with protein sequence MKRLFPAPWLSLALCLLWLLLNLSLSAGHLLLGAALGVLAPLMMRPLRPRPIHIRRPWAVLRLFLLVGREVLVSNLAVAWSVMNAGHRPPRSRFIKVPLDLHDANGLAALSMITTVIPGTVWSELALDRSVLLLHVFDLDDEAAFIAHFKATFERPLMEIFE encoded by the coding sequence ATGAAACGTCTGTTTCCTGCCCCGTGGTTGTCCCTGGCACTCTGCTTGCTCTGGCTGCTGTTGAACCTGTCCCTCAGCGCCGGGCACCTGCTGCTGGGGGCGGCACTCGGCGTGCTGGCACCTTTGATGATGCGCCCGTTGCGCCCCAGGCCCATCCATATTCGGCGGCCCTGGGCGGTGCTGCGGTTGTTCCTGCTAGTGGGTCGCGAGGTGCTGGTGTCCAATCTGGCCGTGGCCTGGAGTGTGATGAACGCCGGACACCGCCCACCTCGCTCGCGGTTCATCAAGGTGCCGCTGGACCTGCACGATGCCAATGGCCTGGCGGCGCTGTCGATGATCACCACGGTGATTCCCGGCACGGTCTGGTCGGAACTGGCCCTGGATCGCAGCGTCCTGCTACTGCATGTGTTCGATCTGGACGACGAAGCGGCATTCATCGCGCACTTCAAGGCCACCTTCGAACGGCCGCTGATGGAGATTTTCGAATGA
- a CDS encoding monovalent cation/H+ antiporter subunit D produces MILTPHLIAAPILLPLLTAALMLMLGEKHRPLKARINLLSSLLGLGIAMLLLQWTQDQALPASIGVYLPGNWQAPFGIVLVVDRLSALMLVLTGIIAVCALLFATARWDRAGASFHALFQIQLMGLYGAFLTADLFNLFVFFEVLLAASYGLMLHGSGRARVSSGLHYISINLLASSLFLIGAALIYGVTGTLNMADLALKVPLVPEADRGLLHAGAGILAVAFLAKAGMWPLNFWLVPAYSAASAPVAALFAIMTKVGVYTILRLWTLLFSGQAGASAYFGGDWLIYGGMATIVCAAIAILAAQRLERMASLSILVSAGILLSAIGFAQPNLVGAALFYLVSSTLALCALFLLAELIERSRSANEPSLEDDLDVLPRPLESLQPPKGINLDDEQKAVIGQVIPWTMAFLGLSFIACTLLVVGMPPLSGFIGKLGLMSALLNPQGLGESVEPVSNQAWGLLALLILSGLASLIAFSRLGIQRFWTPQERPSPLLRPFECLPIIVLLGLGIALTFKAEPLLRCTQEAAAGLNNPEHYVMSVLATRAVPGPKADSALTEVQP; encoded by the coding sequence ATGATCTTGACGCCTCATTTGATCGCGGCGCCGATCCTGTTGCCGCTGCTGACCGCTGCATTGATGCTCATGCTGGGCGAGAAGCATCGCCCGCTCAAAGCGCGGATCAACCTGTTATCCAGCCTGCTGGGCCTGGGCATCGCCATGCTGTTGTTGCAGTGGACCCAGGACCAGGCCCTGCCCGCCTCCATCGGCGTATACCTGCCGGGCAACTGGCAGGCGCCGTTCGGCATCGTATTGGTGGTCGATCGTCTGTCGGCGCTGATGCTGGTGCTGACCGGTATCATCGCCGTCTGTGCCTTGCTGTTCGCCACAGCCCGCTGGGATCGTGCCGGGGCGAGTTTCCATGCGCTGTTCCAGATCCAGTTGATGGGCCTCTACGGGGCCTTCCTGACGGCGGATCTGTTCAATCTGTTTGTGTTCTTCGAGGTGCTGCTGGCAGCATCGTACGGTTTGATGCTGCACGGCTCGGGCCGGGCGCGGGTGTCATCGGGGTTGCACTACATTTCCATCAACCTGCTGGCCTCGTCGCTGTTCCTGATCGGCGCGGCGCTGATCTATGGCGTCACCGGCACGTTGAACATGGCTGACCTGGCGTTGAAGGTGCCGCTGGTGCCGGAAGCCGACCGGGGTTTGCTGCACGCCGGGGCCGGAATCCTGGCGGTGGCATTTCTGGCCAAGGCCGGGATGTGGCCGCTGAACTTCTGGCTGGTGCCGGCCTACAGCGCCGCCAGTGCGCCGGTGGCAGCGCTGTTCGCGATCATGACCAAGGTCGGCGTCTACACGATCCTGCGTCTGTGGACGTTGCTGTTCTCCGGCCAGGCCGGTGCCTCGGCGTATTTCGGCGGCGACTGGCTGATCTACGGCGGCATGGCGACGATTGTCTGTGCCGCCATCGCCATTCTTGCCGCCCAGCGCCTGGAACGCATGGCCAGCCTGAGTATCCTGGTGTCCGCCGGAATCCTGTTGTCGGCCATCGGCTTTGCCCAGCCAAACCTGGTGGGTGCGGCGCTGTTCTATCTGGTGAGCTCGACCCTGGCACTCTGTGCGTTGTTCTTGCTGGCCGAGCTGATCGAACGCTCGCGCTCGGCCAATGAACCGTCGCTGGAGGACGATCTCGATGTCCTGCCTCGGCCGCTTGAATCCCTGCAACCGCCCAAGGGCATCAACCTCGATGACGAACAGAAAGCCGTCATCGGGCAAGTCATTCCCTGGACCATGGCCTTCCTCGGCTTGAGTTTCATCGCCTGCACACTGCTGGTGGTGGGCATGCCGCCGCTTTCGGGGTTCATCGGCAAGCTGGGGCTCATGAGCGCGCTGCTCAACCCTCAGGGGCTTGGGGAAAGTGTGGAACCGGTGTCGAACCAGGCGTGGGGGTTGTTGGCGTTGCTGATCCTGTCGGGGCTGGCGTCGTTGATCGCGTTCTCGCGCCTGGGTATCCAGCGTTTCTGGACGCCGCAAGAGCGGCCTTCACCGTTGTTGCGACCTTTTGAATGCCTGCCGATCATCGTGCTGCTAGGGTTGGGCATCGCGTTGACCTTCAAGGCCGAGCCACTGCTGCGCTGCACCCAGGAGGCTGCCGCCGGGCTGAACAATCCCGAACACTATGTGATGTCGGTGCTCGCGACCCGCGCCGTCCCCGGCCCGAAAGCGGACAGCGCACTGACAGAGGTGCAACCATGA
- a CDS encoding Na+/H+ antiporter subunit C, whose protein sequence is MEEVIAIAIGVLAASGVWLVLRPRTFQVVMGLCLLSYGVNLFIFSMGSLFIGKEPIIKDGIPQDLLHYTDPLPQALVLTAIVISFAMTALFLVVLLASRGLTGTDHVDGREPKE, encoded by the coding sequence ATGGAAGAAGTCATCGCAATAGCAATCGGCGTGCTGGCCGCCTCCGGGGTCTGGCTGGTGCTGCGGCCACGGACGTTCCAAGTGGTCATGGGCCTGTGCCTGCTGTCCTATGGCGTCAACCTGTTCATCTTCAGCATGGGCAGCCTGTTCATCGGCAAGGAACCGATCATCAAGGACGGCATACCCCAGGACCTGCTGCATTACACCGACCCACTGCCCCAGGCCCTGGTCCTCACCGCGATTGTGATCAGCTTCGCCATGACCGCGCTGTTCCTGGTGGTCCTGCTGGCCTCCCGGGGCCTGACCGGCACGGACCATGTGGACGGTCGGGAGCCCAAGGAATGA
- a CDS encoding monovalent cation/H+ antiporter subunit A, translating to MSLIVLLLLPFIGSCIAALLPHNARNAESLLAGLVALVGTVQVALLYPQIADGGVIREEYFWLPSLGLNFVLRLDGFAWLFAMLVLGIGTLVSLYARYYMSPDDPVPRFFAFFLAFMGAMLGLVISGNLIQMVFFWELTSLFSFLLIGYWHHRADARRGAYMALMVTGAGGLCLLAGVMILGHVVGSYDLDQVLAAGNVIRDHTLYPVLLPLILIGALSKSAQFPFHFWLPHAMAAPTPVSAYLHSATMVKAGVFLLARLWPSLSGSEQWFYIVGGAGACTLLLGAYCAMFQNDLKGLLAYSTISHLGLITLLLGLNSPLAAVAAVFHILNHATFKASLFMAAGIIDHESGTRDIRRLSGLVRLIPFTATLAMVASAAMAGVPLLNGFLSKEMFFAETVFISATAWVELALPIIATIAGTFSVAYSLRFTVDVFFGPTATDLPHTPHEPPRWMRAPVELLVFACLLVGIFPAQVVGSLLAAAALPVVGGPLPEYSLAIWHGLNAPMIMSLVAMSGGIVLYLLLRNQFKLGHITHPPFIGRFSGKRLFERCLVLMMRQGRRLERKISTRRLQAQLFWLVLAAVLAGLIPMLNSPLVWGDRPKIPGSIVFVTLWLLAIACALGAAWQAKYHRLAALTMVSVCGLMTCVTFVWFSAPDLALTQLAVEVVTTVLILLGLRWLPRRIEDAAPRPNSERRARIRRLRDLLLSIAVGGGMALLSYAMLTRQTPNDISSFYLSRALPEGGGSNVVNVMLVDFRGFDTLGEITVLAAVALAVFALLRRFRPPKESMQLPAQQRLLAPDVVTDLVNPRHASDTALGFMMVPSVLVRLLLPISLVVSFYLFMRGHNQPGGGFVAGLVMSVAFILQYMVAGTQWVEAQMSLRPLRWMGTGLLFATVTGLGAMAVGYPFLTTHTWHFELPLLGDIHLASALFFDIGVYAVVVGSTLLILTALAHQSVRAHKPGLHPKPIAQPVAGGAA from the coding sequence ATGTCACTGATAGTTCTATTGCTTTTGCCCTTCATCGGCAGCTGTATCGCGGCGCTGCTGCCGCATAACGCCCGTAACGCCGAATCTTTGCTGGCAGGCCTCGTGGCCTTGGTCGGCACCGTTCAGGTGGCTTTGCTGTACCCGCAGATCGCCGACGGTGGCGTGATTCGTGAGGAGTATTTCTGGCTACCGAGCCTGGGCCTGAATTTCGTGCTGCGCCTGGACGGTTTCGCCTGGCTGTTCGCGATGCTGGTGCTGGGCATCGGCACGCTGGTGTCGCTGTATGCCCGCTACTACATGTCGCCGGACGATCCGGTACCGCGTTTCTTTGCGTTTTTCCTGGCCTTCATGGGCGCCATGCTTGGGTTGGTGATTTCCGGCAACCTGATCCAGATGGTGTTCTTCTGGGAACTGACCAGCCTGTTCTCATTCCTGCTGATCGGCTATTGGCACCACCGCGCCGATGCCCGGCGCGGTGCCTACATGGCCTTGATGGTGACCGGGGCCGGCGGGTTGTGCCTGTTGGCCGGCGTGATGATCCTCGGCCATGTGGTGGGCAGCTATGACCTGGACCAGGTCCTGGCTGCCGGCAACGTGATCCGTGACCACACCCTCTACCCCGTTCTGCTGCCGCTGATCCTGATCGGCGCGCTGAGCAAAAGTGCGCAGTTTCCTTTTCATTTCTGGCTTCCCCATGCCATGGCCGCGCCCACTCCGGTGTCGGCGTATCTGCATTCGGCCACCATGGTCAAGGCCGGTGTATTCCTGCTGGCGCGGTTGTGGCCGTCGCTGTCGGGCAGTGAACAATGGTTTTACATCGTCGGCGGCGCCGGGGCCTGTACGTTGTTGCTGGGTGCCTACTGCGCGATGTTCCAGAACGACCTCAAGGGGCTGCTGGCCTACTCCACCATCAGCCATCTGGGGCTGATCACCCTGTTACTGGGTCTCAACAGTCCGTTGGCCGCGGTGGCGGCGGTGTTTCATATTCTTAACCACGCCACCTTCAAAGCCTCGCTGTTCATGGCCGCCGGGATCATCGACCACGAAAGCGGCACCCGCGATATTCGTCGGCTCAGCGGTCTGGTGCGGCTGATTCCGTTCACCGCCACCCTGGCCATGGTCGCCAGCGCGGCGATGGCCGGAGTGCCGCTGCTCAACGGGTTCTTGTCCAAGGAGATGTTCTTCGCCGAAACCGTGTTCATCTCCGCCACGGCCTGGGTCGAGTTGGCGCTGCCAATCATCGCCACCATCGCCGGGACCTTCAGCGTCGCCTACTCCCTGCGCTTTACCGTGGACGTGTTCTTCGGCCCCACCGCCACCGACCTGCCCCATACCCCCCATGAGCCTCCACGCTGGATGCGAGCGCCGGTGGAGTTGCTGGTGTTCGCCTGTCTGCTGGTAGGCATTTTCCCTGCCCAAGTGGTCGGTTCGTTGCTGGCAGCCGCCGCACTGCCGGTGGTGGGCGGCCCGTTGCCTGAGTACAGCCTGGCAATCTGGCACGGTCTGAACGCGCCGATGATCATGAGCCTGGTGGCGATGTCCGGCGGCATCGTGCTTTATCTGCTGCTGCGCAATCAGTTCAAACTGGGCCACATCACCCATCCACCGTTCATTGGTCGATTCAGCGGCAAGCGGCTGTTCGAGCGCTGCCTGGTGCTAATGATGCGTCAGGGCCGACGACTGGAACGCAAGATCAGTACCCGGCGCCTGCAAGCGCAGTTGTTCTGGCTGGTGCTGGCCGCCGTACTGGCGGGACTGATTCCGATGCTCAACAGCCCGCTGGTGTGGGGCGACCGGCCGAAGATCCCCGGCTCCATCGTGTTCGTGACCCTGTGGCTACTGGCAATTGCCTGCGCCCTGGGCGCGGCCTGGCAGGCCAAGTATCACCGGCTCGCGGCCCTGACCATGGTCAGCGTCTGCGGCCTGATGACCTGCGTGACCTTCGTCTGGTTCTCGGCGCCCGATCTGGCCCTGACGCAACTGGCCGTGGAAGTGGTGACCACGGTGCTGATCCTGCTGGGCCTGCGCTGGCTGCCCCGGCGGATCGAGGATGCAGCGCCGCGGCCCAACAGCGAACGACGCGCCCGCATCCGGCGCCTGCGGGATCTGTTGCTGTCCATCGCCGTCGGTGGCGGCATGGCGCTGCTGTCCTACGCGATGCTGACCCGTCAGACACCCAACGATATTTCTTCGTTTTACCTCAGCCGGGCCTTGCCCGAGGGCGGCGGCAGCAACGTGGTGAACGTGATGCTGGTGGATTTCCGCGGCTTCGACACCTTGGGAGAAATCACAGTGCTGGCGGCGGTGGCCCTGGCGGTCTTCGCCCTGCTGCGCCGTTTCCGACCACCCAAGGAAAGCATGCAGCTACCGGCCCAACAGCGTCTGCTGGCACCCGACGTGGTCACCGATCTGGTCAACCCGCGCCACGCCAGTGATACCGCGCTGGGGTTCATGATGGTGCCGTCGGTGCTGGTGCGCTTGCTGCTGCCGATCTCCCTGGTGGTGTCGTTCTACCTGTTCATGCGCGGTCATAACCAACCCGGTGGCGGTTTCGTCGCCGGACTGGTGATGTCGGTGGCGTTCATCTTGCAATACATGGTCGCCGGCACCCAATGGGTCGAAGCGCAGATGAGCCTGCGTCCGCTGCGCTGGATGGGCACGGGGCTGTTGTTCGCCACGGTCACGGGACTTGGGGCGATGGCCGTCGGTTATCCGTTCCTGACCACCCACACCTGGCATTTCGAGTTGCCGTTGCTGGGTGATATTCACTTGGCCAGCGCGCTGTTCTTCGACATCGGCGTCTACGCCGTAGTGGTCGGTTCGACCCTGTTGATTCTCACCGCTCTGGCGCACCAATCGGTGCGGGCCCACAAGCCTGGCCTGCATCCAAAACCCATTGCACAACCGGTAGCGGGAGGCGCGGCCTGA
- a CDS encoding S-type pyocin domain-containing protein, with amino-acid sequence MATRTFSDGSDGTVVIRPGPTASGGGFQIGSGGFSGGFGGSGSRRSKRRRKARARARYEQIKAQQEAQAKADAEKATAMAQEQARLQARQQALATMVQRYTNTRAEVDRNFAGKKQQLDASLQKDIAAAKRPPVSNSTERWQLYTITKEKNEIDGLIARKTTELNAKNSAARVFDGQDPLTRSANDYRTRLAQFGAALEEGHRLWEQAYTAAQEARLLSEQIKALTEKSNSLARHHAEQTVVWREREAVWERQRQYAEQRAERIRFKQQVDESIRLERFRQIHTLSVPALSMTAGGMVLSQGTVFVPRQDTAVLDKAVQSTVEMLGELKSIALKGPGLFIALATHTTPLGNGELTVEQRRRLFQGVGVPAQALGLADEQRLRSVADAGGSVEMPHRLKPETVSEGTTIHVASTGGAISAQVPVINAVLDPLSGLYKAEVPGVVTRQLQFATDAVPHTAPTTPSVLMLMAPQVETLPAGADLRIQDCIVCVPGLPPTYFSFDLPPLGSGIVTGAGKPAANDWWNTASQAQGAAIPEQLGHQLRAREIKSFSAFDQAVWQTLAEHPTLWSDIDEINQKRIERGFAPYAPKSTWVGERRQFELRYQERAELGENPFNLDRISITTPNSLLGRPGIVPAVIPWPAPPIGNGPRTPLVPPGIEQLGPTTLPITPPLSPVYPGNPVIPVLPENETFPAVDPGQVGANIPGYPADMELPSPGLVFVGPPVEPLEVGPYNELSGRSRADGLDIDHIPSRKALEFHIRMNGYDMSPFEIREAIRRAPCIAVPSSVHREFSETYGGRNSLEKSMNDAADLEAAVNSNLAALKPGLMESGASESDIDAALELLHDLHKKQGWY; translated from the coding sequence ATGGCAACGCGAACATTTAGCGATGGATCAGATGGAACGGTAGTCATCAGGCCTGGGCCAACGGCTTCAGGTGGCGGTTTCCAGATTGGAAGCGGCGGCTTTTCAGGCGGGTTTGGTGGCTCGGGCAGCAGGCGCAGCAAACGCCGCCGTAAAGCCAGGGCCAGAGCCAGGTACGAACAGATTAAGGCCCAGCAAGAAGCTCAGGCAAAGGCAGACGCGGAGAAGGCCACCGCCATGGCCCAGGAGCAAGCGCGTCTCCAGGCACGGCAACAAGCGCTGGCGACAATGGTCCAGCGATACACCAATACCCGGGCCGAGGTGGATCGGAACTTCGCGGGCAAAAAGCAACAACTCGACGCATCTCTTCAAAAGGACATCGCCGCCGCAAAACGGCCCCCCGTTTCGAACTCGACCGAACGCTGGCAGCTATACACCATCACCAAAGAGAAAAACGAGATCGACGGGCTGATCGCCCGAAAAACCACGGAACTCAACGCCAAGAACAGCGCCGCCCGTGTCTTCGACGGACAGGATCCGCTCACCCGTTCGGCGAACGACTACCGCACGCGACTGGCTCAATTCGGCGCCGCGCTTGAAGAAGGTCACCGACTCTGGGAACAGGCTTACACCGCGGCCCAAGAGGCCCGGCTGCTGTCGGAGCAGATCAAGGCACTCACCGAAAAGTCCAACTCGCTGGCCCGGCACCATGCCGAACAGACCGTGGTTTGGCGGGAGCGGGAGGCTGTCTGGGAGCGCCAACGTCAGTATGCCGAGCAGCGGGCGGAGCGCATCCGTTTCAAACAGCAAGTGGATGAAAGCATTCGACTGGAGCGGTTCAGGCAAATCCATACCCTGAGTGTGCCTGCGCTTTCGATGACTGCGGGCGGGATGGTATTGAGCCAGGGGACCGTGTTTGTGCCCCGGCAAGACACGGCGGTATTGGACAAGGCTGTCCAGTCGACCGTGGAGATGCTCGGTGAGTTAAAGAGCATTGCCTTGAAGGGGCCAGGTTTATTTATCGCGCTGGCGACACACACCACCCCTCTGGGCAACGGAGAACTTACTGTCGAGCAACGTCGACGATTGTTTCAAGGCGTTGGCGTACCGGCCCAGGCACTGGGTCTGGCGGACGAGCAGAGGCTGAGGTCAGTTGCCGACGCAGGTGGCTCGGTAGAAATGCCTCACCGGCTAAAACCTGAAACCGTATCCGAAGGCACCACGATCCACGTCGCCAGTACCGGCGGGGCAATCAGTGCTCAGGTTCCGGTCATCAATGCAGTCCTGGACCCACTGTCCGGCCTCTATAAGGCCGAAGTTCCTGGCGTTGTAACCCGGCAACTACAGTTCGCCACTGACGCGGTGCCACACACTGCCCCGACAACCCCGTCAGTGCTGATGCTCATGGCGCCACAAGTCGAGACCCTTCCGGCGGGCGCGGACCTACGCATTCAAGACTGCATCGTCTGCGTGCCTGGCCTGCCACCAACCTATTTCTCTTTCGATTTGCCACCCCTCGGCTCAGGCATCGTCACGGGCGCTGGCAAACCGGCAGCGAATGATTGGTGGAACACCGCAAGCCAGGCCCAGGGTGCGGCCATTCCCGAACAGCTCGGCCACCAGCTACGGGCTCGGGAAATCAAGTCGTTCAGTGCTTTCGATCAGGCCGTATGGCAAACCCTGGCCGAGCATCCGACGCTGTGGAGCGACATAGACGAAATCAACCAAAAACGCATCGAACGTGGCTTTGCGCCCTATGCGCCGAAAAGCACTTGGGTCGGTGAGCGTCGCCAATTCGAACTGCGTTACCAGGAGCGGGCAGAGCTGGGTGAAAACCCGTTCAACCTCGACCGCATCAGCATTACCACGCCAAACAGCCTGCTCGGCAGACCGGGTATCGTCCCGGCCGTCATACCCTGGCCGGCGCCTCCCATCGGCAACGGCCCCCGAACACCCCTGGTCCCGCCGGGCATCGAACAGCTCGGCCCGACCACCTTACCGATTACACCGCCACTTTCGCCGGTATATCCCGGCAACCCTGTAATCCCGGTCCTACCGGAAAACGAGACGTTTCCGGCTGTTGATCCGGGGCAAGTCGGTGCCAATATTCCGGGGTATCCGGCGGACATGGAGCTGCCTTCGCCGGGGTTGGTGTTTGTCGGCCCTCCGGTAGAACCGTTGGAGGTGGGGCCGTATAACGAACTCAGTGGTCGAAGCAGAGCGGATGGGTTGGATATTGATCACATACCGTCTAGGAAGGCGTTGGAGTTTCATATTCGTATGAACGGTTACGATATGAGCCCCTTCGAAATCCGGGAAGCGATCCGACGGGCACCGTGCATTGCCGTTCCTTCAAGTGTCCATCGCGAATTCAGTGAGACGTATGGTGGACGCAACAGTTTGGAGAAGAGCATGAATGATGCTGCAGATCTGGAGGCAGCAGTGAACAGTAACCTAGCAGCACTAAAACCGGGTCTTATGGAGTCTGGTGCATCAGAGTCAGATATAGATGCGGCCCTAGAGTTGTTGCACGATTTGCATAAAAAACAGGGGTGGTACTGA
- a CDS encoding DUF6392 family protein: MNVFEFEVLIERIGTSHEVLVGQGVLPDQTLTEIYEGRDRLELELEPGIELEFWRETRRFETLFVTLIRTIPSMSKYEGELPISYMLEMTQSDVHAVFGEPMASKGPIKMPVPIGMTGGWDSYPLDPELYPGKKVVFQYAQDMRVKTLVFTLIDKGHR; encoded by the coding sequence ATGAATGTTTTTGAATTTGAAGTACTCATCGAACGTATCGGAACTTCGCACGAGGTACTGGTAGGGCAGGGCGTACTTCCCGACCAAACATTGACCGAAATATATGAGGGGCGAGATCGTCTTGAGCTTGAACTGGAACCGGGTATTGAGTTGGAGTTCTGGCGTGAGACGAGGAGGTTCGAGACGCTTTTCGTTACACTCATACGAACCATACCTTCTATGTCGAAATATGAAGGCGAGCTTCCTATTTCATATATGTTGGAAATGACGCAGTCTGATGTTCATGCGGTTTTCGGGGAACCGATGGCATCGAAAGGTCCAATAAAGATGCCAGTGCCGATAGGGATGACTGGGGGGTGGGATTCGTACCCGTTGGACCCAGAACTGTATCCCGGTAAAAAGGTTGTTTTTCAATATGCCCAGGATATGAGAGTGAAAACCTTGGTCTTCACTTTGATAGATAAAGGGCACCGTTGA
- a CDS encoding HNH endonuclease signature motif containing protein, with protein MKVGIGWGLSQSFNERNLKHMLNGSAAYPSQLDQVGGRKKFELHHKVEVAKGGGVYDMENLVVMTPKRHIHIHKGNGQ; from the coding sequence ATGAAGGTCGGGATCGGTTGGGGTTTAAGCCAGAGCTTCAACGAAAGGAATCTGAAACATATGCTTAACGGCTCTGCAGCGTATCCAAGTCAACTTGATCAAGTCGGCGGACGCAAAAAATTTGAATTGCACCATAAGGTAGAGGTGGCAAAAGGCGGCGGGGTTTACGATATGGAAAATCTGGTTGTTATGACTCCTAAGCGGCATATCCATATTCATAAAGGTAACGGCCAATGA
- a CDS encoding bacteriocin immunity protein, with protein MIFAKKKYEEYTKSEFLDFLRCFFEFPDGMRGEALNDYTDQLIDHFNEITEHPDRSDVIFYPKKDQEDSPEGILKEVKEWRARHNKPGFKPE; from the coding sequence ATGATCTTTGCGAAGAAGAAGTATGAGGAGTACACAAAGAGTGAATTTCTCGATTTTTTACGCTGTTTTTTTGAGTTTCCTGACGGCATGAGGGGGGAAGCCCTGAATGATTACACAGACCAACTAATTGATCACTTCAATGAGATTACTGAGCATCCAGATCGCTCAGACGTTATTTTCTACCCAAAGAAAGATCAGGAGGACAGTCCAGAAGGAATACTAAAAGAGGTAAAAGAATGGCGAGCGCGCCATAACAAGCCTGGTTTCAAGCCAGAATAA
- a CDS encoding bacteriocin immunity protein, protein MIFKEALEDYTELEFLSFLGELFHNTSDLKGQDLGKYLDKLVDHFELITEHPDGSDVLFYPKEGQEDSPEGILKEVKEWRARNNKPGFKPE, encoded by the coding sequence ATGATCTTTAAAGAAGCGCTGGAAGATTATACCGAGCTGGAATTTTTATCCTTTCTCGGGGAGCTGTTCCATAATACGAGTGATCTTAAAGGGCAGGACCTGGGGAAGTATCTGGATAAACTGGTTGATCATTTCGAACTTATTACAGAACACCCCGACGGTTCAGATGTTCTCTTCTACCCAAAGGAAGGCCAGGAAGACAGCCCCGAAGGCATCCTGAAAGAAGTCAAGGAATGGCGCGCCCGCAATAACAAACCCGGCTTCAAGCCCGAATAA